A part of Pectinophora gossypiella chromosome Z, ilPecGoss1.1, whole genome shotgun sequence genomic DNA contains:
- the LOC126380782 gene encoding zinc finger protein 28 homolog isoform X1 produces the protein MTMDEIEIQENNLSSQVITAPSDSITDNAAQPPQSSLLWEEEAAKFVCHMCKKTFYNRNALQNHKNMSHDVNDSSSDGDINWSSSFKLEQNVNSLFGFKYIPLVASGDTEKHTDENGLTICVFSEDTSYLIVKVAEDDVDSIDNIKKSHLDGIVRKNQMKTGKLPVDLRGPFTCTFPSTLRPDLQCRKIFFNCCEYSLHYREEHTKRRKAALRCQVCEKRLDRDFNASDAIPAQLHTENSFTFSCRLCGLKFPDSFKFDEHNRIVHAKMKPHQCSICFKRFTQQGGLQQHMRMHTGIRPFACTFCTKAFTQKAGLDQHLRTHTKVKPFKCVICSKSFSQSVHLRQHMRTHTNIQPFQCSICGRRFKQSSHLNFHLRSHMSDASSLVVETYAHVQQQDQMEFLNLASLQQVQHGETLYYAAELATQPNNLNNPFEYPTSQPNMPENGLSL, from the exons ATGACCATGGATGAAATAGAAATCCAGGAAAATAATCTATCATCACAAGTAATTACGGCTCCTTCAGATAGCATAACAGATAATGCCGCTCAGCCTCCCCAG TCCTCCTTACTGTGGGAAGAAGAAGCTGCAAAATTTGTATGTCATATGTGTAAGAAAACATTCTACAACCGCAATGCCTTGCAAAATCACAAAAACATGTCTCATGATGTCAATGACTCTAGCAGCGATGGAGATATAAATTGGAGTTCTTCTTTCAAATTAGAACAG AATGTAAATAGCCTGTTTGGTTTCAAATATATACCACTTGTGGCTTCTGGTGATACAGAAAAGCACACAGATGAAAATGGCCTCACAATATGTGTATTTTCTGAAGATACTTCTTATCTGATTGTCAAAGTTGCAGAGGATGATGTTGATAGCATTGACAATATTAAAAAGTCTCACCTTGATGGCATAGTCCGAAAAAATCAAATGAAGACTGGGAAACTACCTGTCGATCTCAG GGGTCCATTTACGTGCACGTTTCCTTCAACGCTACGTCCAGATTTGCAGTGCcggaagattttttttaattgctgtGAATATTCTCTGCACTATCGTGAGGAGCACACCAAGCGACGCAAGGCCGCGTTGAGGTGTCAGGTGTGTGAAAAGCGACTCGATCGAGATTTTAACGCAAGCGACGCAATCCCAGCGCAACTACACACTGAAAACAGTTTCACCTTCTCGTGTCGGCTGTGCGGGTTGAAGTTCCCAGACAGCTTCAAGTTCGACGAGCACAACCGTATCGTCCACGCTAAAATGAAGCCTCACCAGTGTTCCATCTGCTTCAAACGGTTCACCCAGCAAGGCGGACTACAACAACATATGCGCATGCACACCGGCATACGACCATTTGCCTGTACCTTTTGTACGAAAGCGTTCACTCAGAAGGCGGGGCTCGACCAACATCTCCGAACTCATACAAAAGTGAAGCCATTCAAATGCGTTATATGTAGTAAATCTTTTTCCCAATCTGTGCATTTGCGACAACACATGCGGACACACACTAACATCCAGCCCTTTCAATGTTCCATTTGCGGGCGGAGGTTTAAGCAGAGTAGTCATTTGAATTTCCATTTGAGGTCGCATATGAGCGACGCGAGTTCGCTAGTAGTGGAGACTTATGCGCACGTCCAGCAGCAGGACCAGATGGAGTTCCTGAATCTGGCGAGCCTGCAGCAGGTGCAGCACGG
- the LOC126380782 gene encoding zinc finger protein 84-like isoform X2, whose amino-acid sequence MTMDEIEIQENNLSSQVITAPSDSITDNAAQPPQNVNSLFGFKYIPLVASGDTEKHTDENGLTICVFSEDTSYLIVKVAEDDVDSIDNIKKSHLDGIVRKNQMKTGKLPVDLRGPFTCTFPSTLRPDLQCRKIFFNCCEYSLHYREEHTKRRKAALRCQVCEKRLDRDFNASDAIPAQLHTENSFTFSCRLCGLKFPDSFKFDEHNRIVHAKMKPHQCSICFKRFTQQGGLQQHMRMHTGIRPFACTFCTKAFTQKAGLDQHLRTHTKVKPFKCVICSKSFSQSVHLRQHMRTHTNIQPFQCSICGRRFKQSSHLNFHLRSHMSDASSLVVETYAHVQQQDQMEFLNLASLQQVQHGETLYYAAELATQPNNLNNPFEYPTSQPNMPENGLSL is encoded by the exons ATGACCATGGATGAAATAGAAATCCAGGAAAATAATCTATCATCACAAGTAATTACGGCTCCTTCAGATAGCATAACAGATAATGCCGCTCAGCCTCCCCAG AATGTAAATAGCCTGTTTGGTTTCAAATATATACCACTTGTGGCTTCTGGTGATACAGAAAAGCACACAGATGAAAATGGCCTCACAATATGTGTATTTTCTGAAGATACTTCTTATCTGATTGTCAAAGTTGCAGAGGATGATGTTGATAGCATTGACAATATTAAAAAGTCTCACCTTGATGGCATAGTCCGAAAAAATCAAATGAAGACTGGGAAACTACCTGTCGATCTCAG GGGTCCATTTACGTGCACGTTTCCTTCAACGCTACGTCCAGATTTGCAGTGCcggaagattttttttaattgctgtGAATATTCTCTGCACTATCGTGAGGAGCACACCAAGCGACGCAAGGCCGCGTTGAGGTGTCAGGTGTGTGAAAAGCGACTCGATCGAGATTTTAACGCAAGCGACGCAATCCCAGCGCAACTACACACTGAAAACAGTTTCACCTTCTCGTGTCGGCTGTGCGGGTTGAAGTTCCCAGACAGCTTCAAGTTCGACGAGCACAACCGTATCGTCCACGCTAAAATGAAGCCTCACCAGTGTTCCATCTGCTTCAAACGGTTCACCCAGCAAGGCGGACTACAACAACATATGCGCATGCACACCGGCATACGACCATTTGCCTGTACCTTTTGTACGAAAGCGTTCACTCAGAAGGCGGGGCTCGACCAACATCTCCGAACTCATACAAAAGTGAAGCCATTCAAATGCGTTATATGTAGTAAATCTTTTTCCCAATCTGTGCATTTGCGACAACACATGCGGACACACACTAACATCCAGCCCTTTCAATGTTCCATTTGCGGGCGGAGGTTTAAGCAGAGTAGTCATTTGAATTTCCATTTGAGGTCGCATATGAGCGACGCGAGTTCGCTAGTAGTGGAGACTTATGCGCACGTCCAGCAGCAGGACCAGATGGAGTTCCTGAATCTGGCGAGCCTGCAGCAGGTGCAGCACGG
- the LOC126380784 gene encoding autophagy-related protein 13 homolog, with the protein MASSAEAQDRSRLYKFTKVLALKVAQIVVQSRQGKKITHECNVIKPLDNGLSASPTGLQWFNLSVPDEPQVNCDTKQVLNGEVVAALSNMLCIEISLKTTDGDEMVLEIWTVRMAPGCDASMSSVSAIYYRMSVMLKSTLSISRITPAYKMSRAQNRENYKIYHKIYGGPLNSDLLGDEYKKIKISELCTPIGTLIIEVAYRTKMTILPDSRRRVLEHQPPTESDIMVKSDHFPMESPRKHNEKKEVDLNKPLTAGAFVDAEKIRELHDALQQQLPPEPPMSWLLAEKEKMEKRLKIAAADKINMNKPGSSTEGACYAPVTPSKAIEVPRKDDKYASLMDFPFADGSPITELANFYQECLQARSASEEWTDVAGEASGSTDSESLSQQLKMYEEAVPEFDNMVASMFTNSDHGSDT; encoded by the exons ATGGCGTCGTCTGCGGAAGCGCAAGATAGGTCTAGGCTGTATAAATTCACTAAGGTACTGGCACTGAAGGTGGCTCAAATTGTGGTTCAAAGTAGACAAGGAAAGAAAATCACTCACGAATGCAATGTGATAAAGCCGCTTGATAACGGGCTTTCAGCTTCTCCAACTGGCTTACAGTGG ttCAACTTGTCTGTCCCGGATGAACCCCAAGTCAACTGTGACACAAAACAAGTGCTCAATGGAGAGGTTGTAGCTGCACTATCAAACATGCTCTGTATTGAGATATCATTGAAAACTACTGACGGAGATGAAATGGTCCTGGAGATATGGACAGTACGGATGGCTCCAGGATGTGATGCAAGCATGTCATCAGTTTCAGCAATATACTACCGCATGAGTGTCATGCTTAAATCGACACTGAGCATTTCACGCATAACACCTGCATATAAGATGTCTAGAGCACAGAATAGAGAGAATTACAAGATTTACCACAAAATTTATGGAGGGCCTTTAAACTCTGATTTATTAG GTGATGAATATAAGAAGATTAAAATTAGTGAACTATGCACACCTATTGGCACTTTGATTATAGAAGTTGCATATCGCACCAAAATGACAATACTTCCAGATAGCCGACGTAGAGTGTTAGAACACCAACCACCTACTGAAAGTGATATCATGGTCAAAAGTGATCACTTCCCTATGGAAAGCCCTAG GAAACACAATGAGAAGAAGGAGGTAGACTTAAACAAGCCCTTGACTGCGGGTGCATTTGTAGATGCTGAAAAGATTAGAGAGTTGCATGACGCCCTGCAGCAACAACTGCCCCCAGAACCACCCATGAGCTGGTTGTTGGCAGAGAAGGAGAAGATGGAAAAG AGGCTGAAGATAGCAGCTGCTGACAAAATCAATATGAATAAACCCGGGAGTAGTACTGAGGGAGCATGTTATGCGCCAGTTACACCTAGTAAGGCTATAGAGGTGCCGAGGAAAGATGACAAATATGCTAGTCTTATG GATTTCCCATTTGCGGATGGCAGTCCTATCACCGAGCTAGCGAACTTCTATCAGGAGTGTCTGCAGGCGAGGTCTGCGAGTGAGGAGTGGACAGATGTGGCTGGAGAGGCTTCGGGCTCCACTGACTCCGAGTCACTCTCGCAGCAGCTCAAGATGTACGAGGAAGCGGTGCCAGAGTTTGACAATATGGTCGCCTCAATGTTCACCAACTCAGACCACGGCTCAGACACTTAA
- the LOC126380781 gene encoding uncharacterized protein LOC126380781, translated as MSKRGKTLRSSTRELIFNIIQFCQREKSAKHTIIDLNKVTERVAAMSCLSRDTISKIKKEGSTNNGVWCTPGKKRKGRPNKVILDDFDKCVIRNKIREFYAVRKEVPTLRKLHRVLKEDINFCGGITSLRGVLKELGYRYKKCESKRKVLIERHDIVVWRAKYLRIMKHLRATGKPVVYIDETYIHTAHEVSKCWQGPNEPGVSKAISLGERYIIVHAGSREGFIENCLLAYKTKSISADYHHDMNRDNFTKWTKEKLLPNLSQPSVIVLDNASYHSTRINKPPNSNDRKETLKKWLEDNGIEYPVDALKAELVSLVKRNKGEPIFEIDQLLEEHGHTVVRLPPYHCDLNAIEMIWSLAKRQVASKNVNISAKELLPIINECFRTITAEHWRKECDHVIHVEQKYWEQDRLMEDMQEFIINVTDSSTSSSEEDNSLDLSGSSKQSSTVSGIQYLESDFDYDSDHGASE; from the exons ATGTCGAAAAGAGGTAAAACCTTACGCAGTTCTACAAgggaattaatatttaatattattcagTTTTGCCAGAGAGAGAAATCCGCGAAACACACCATTATTGACCTAAACAAAGTCACGGAACGTGTGGCAGCTATGTCCT gCTTAAGTAGAGATacaatatctaaaataaaaaaagaaggttCCACAAATAACGGCGTGTGGTGCACACCAGGGAAAAAACGCAAAGGAAGACCAAACAAAGTCATTCTTGATGATTTTGATAAGTGCGTCATCCGTAACAAAATACGTGAATTTTATGCTGTAAGGAAGGAGGTACCGACTTTGAGGAAGCTACATCGTGTGTTAAAGGAAGACATAAACTTTTGCGGTGGAATCACTAGTCTCCGTGGGGTTTTAAAAGAACTGGGTTATAGATATAAAAAATGTGAGTCAAAACGAAAAGTTCTCATAGAGAGACATGATATCGTGGTCTGGCGCGCTAAATATTTGCGAATAATGAAACACTTGAGGGCAACTGGAAAACCGGTTGTATATATTGATGAAACATATATTCATACTGCACATGAAGTTAGTAAGTGTTGGCAAGGCCCCAATGAACCTGGAGTATCTAAAGCAATTTCTCTTGGTGAACGATATATTATAGTTCATGCTGGTAGCAGAGAAGGATTCATTGAAAATTGTTTACttgcatataaaactaaaagtatTTCAGCGGATTACCACCATGACATGAATCGAGATAATTTTACCAAGTGGACAAAAGAAAAACTCTTGCCAAACCTGTCTCAACCGTCTGTCATTGTGCTAGATAACGCATCCTATCATAGTACACGCATAAATAAACCTCCAAATAGCAATGACAGGAAAGAAACTTTGAAGAAATGGTTGGAAGATAATGGAATAGAATATCCAGTTGACGCGCTGAAAGCTGAACTtgtaagtttagtaaaaaggaacAAAGGAGAACCAATATTTGAAATTGATCAACTACTTGAGGAGCATGGTCATACTGTTGTCAGGTTACCGCCATATCACTGCGACTTGAATGCTATTGAGATGATATGGAGCTTAGCAAAAAGACAAGTAGCATCAAAGAATGTGAACATATCAGCAAAAGAACTATTACCAATTATAAATGAATGCTTCAGAACTATTACCGCAGAACATTGGCGAAAAGAGTGTGATCATGTGATACatgtagaacaaaaatattgggAACAAGACCGTTTAATGGAGGATATGCaagaatttattataaatgtaacaGATTCGAGCACATCAAGTTCAGAAGAAGATAATTCTTTGGATCTCTCTGGTAGTTCCAAACAAAGTTCAACCGTGTCCGGCATTCAATATTTAGAATCAGACTTTGATTATGATTCTGATCATGGAGCcagtgaataa
- the LOC126380796 gene encoding ubiquitin-conjugating enzyme E2 G2 — MAGSALRRLMAEYKQLTLNPPEGIIAGPINEENFFEWEALITGPEGTCFEGGIFPAKLVFPPDYPLSPPKMQFICEMFHPNIYADGRVCISILHAPGDDPMGYESSAERWSPVQSVEKILLSVVSMLAEPNDESGANVDAAKMWREDREQFNKVAERLVRKTLGLPPPM, encoded by the exons ATGGCTGGGTCCGCGTTAAGGCGGCTTATGGCTGAATATAAGC AACTAACGCTAAATCCTCCAGAAGGTATTATAGCAGGCCCCATAAATGAGGAAAACTTTTTTGAGTGGGAAGCTTTAATCAC TGGACCAGAAGGAACATGCTTTGAAGGGGGGATATTCCCTGCTAAACTGGTGTTTCCACCTGACTATCCACTGAGCCCTCCAAAGATGCAGTTTATATGTGAAATGTTCCATCCAAACA TATATGCAGATGGTAGAGTTTGTATATCTATACTGCATGCCCCTGGGGATGATCCCATGGGATATGAGAGCAGTGCGGAGCGGTGGTCTCCAGTGCAGAGTGTGGAGAAGATATTGTTGTCAGTAGTCAGCATGTTAGCAG AGCCCAATGATGAGAGTGGAGCTAATGTTGATGCAGCTAAAATGTGGAGAGAAGACCGTGAACAATTCAATAAAGTTGCTGAACGACTTGTCAGAAAAACATTAGGCCTTCCACCTCCAATGTAA